From the genome of Solidesulfovibrio magneticus RS-1:
ACCTTAGTCCTAAGCTTTCGTTCCATTCGCTCCTTCAGGCTCATGTCTTTGGGGATGCGCCCTCGGGGAGCCGCGACATTCTCACAGCGCTGCTTATGATCCTTCTTCACGGCAATATAAGGGTCGGCAGAACCAGGCTGATCCATGTATTCTAGGTTGGCTTGGCTGCAATAACCAGCATCGGCCAGAATCTTATCCGGCTCTTCCCCGATCTCGTAAAGATTTGCCTCGGCCAACTCAACCATTGGTTTCAACTGTCCAAAATCATTGCATTCACTAACCACGTCGCAGGCAATGATGACTTAGTCCTGGCTCACCACGGTCTGGGCGTTGTACCCCTGGATGAACCCCTTGCGCGTCTTCATTATCCGGCTTTCAGGGTCGGTCAGATTGGCCTTGGCCTCGCTGTCGACTTCCTGATTGATGGCCTTGGGTTTAGGTCCCCGCTTGTTTTTACCCGTCTTCTGCTCCTCACGTTCGCGAGCCTTCTGAGCGGCTTCCTGCTCCTTGGTCCGTTCCTGGGCCTGGGCCTCAAGTTCGGCTTTGGCCTTGCGAATCAGCGCCAAGCGCTCCTTCGCTGTTGCTACGTAACCGGTCAATCAGGCCCTTCTTACGCCGCTTGAGCTTTCTGTCATGGTTTATCCCACAGGAGGACGACCATGGCCACATCAGCAGCAGAGGGATGTTCCGAGAAGGCGGCATGTTGGACTGAACATATTGCGGCTTGGCACAAGAGCGGCCTGAGCCAAGGAGCATACTGCCGGCGGCATGGTCTTTCTCAGAGTTCCCTGAGCTATTGGCGGAAGCGTTTAGGGGCAACGGACGACGTGGGCGTCGCGTCTTTCGTGACCATCGTCCCCGTGCCGCTGCTCGCGTCGGCCCAAGCAGACATGGCAACCGCATCTGAGCCGCTGCTGGTACATGTAGGTGACGGCTTTCGCATCGAGATTAGAGGCGACTTCGCCGCGCCGGTGCTGGAAAAGCTTGTCCGCACGCTGACACGGCTATGATGTCGCCGGTAAGCGGCATCCGGGTTTATTTGGCTCTGGGAGCCACAGACATGCGTAAGTCTATCGACGGGCTGTCCATCCTGGTTTCACGGCAGCTGCAACTCGATCCGTTCGCCGGTCACCTTTTCGGCTTTTGCAACCGCAGCCGGACGATCATCAAGCTGCTCTACTGGGATCGCAACGGCTTTTGTCTGTGGCACAAGCGTCTGGAGCGGCATGTATTTCGCTGGCCAACCCGCGAGGCGGAGGTGCTTGCCATTGACTCCCGGCAACTGGCCTGGCTGCTTGATGGTCTCGATCCCCTAGCCGTGACGGGACACTCCCGCCTGGAGTATTCGACGCTCTTTTAGGCAGTATTGCCTTGATTAAATTGAATAATAATGAGAGATTGTTCGGGCCGTGGACATCAATTCCCTTCCTGACGACCCTGCCGTACTGAAAGCTCTCATTGTCGACATGGCCGCCAGCCAAGCTGACCAGCAGCAACATGTTGCCCAGCTTGAGCAGCGCCTTCGGCTCCTGAACCTGATCATCTACGGCCCGAAGTCCGAGAAAAAGCCCCGCACCGGCCAAGAGCAGCAGCTTTCCCTGTTCGATGAGGCCGAGCAGGCCGTGGAGGAGCAGAAACCGCAGACCTTCGAGGAGGCCTGCGCCCCGGCGAGCACCCGCCGCAAACGCGGCCGTCGCCCCATCCCTGCGGATCTGCCCCGGGTGGAGATCAGCCACGACCTGCCGGAATCGGAGAAGGTCTGCCCCTGCGGCGCTGAGCTGGTCTGCATCGGTGAGGAAGTCAGCGAAAAGCTCGACATCGTGCCGGCCAAAATCCAGGTCATCCGCCACATCCGGCCAAAATACGCCTGCCGGGCCTGCGAGGGCGTGGAAGCCGACGGACCGACGGTGAAAACCGTGTCCATGCCGCCCCAGATTATCATCCAAGGTATCGTCACCCCGGGCCTTTTGGCCCATGTCGCCGTGGCCAAGTATGCCGACGCGCTGCCCCTGTACCGCCAGGAGGATCAGTTCGCTCGCCTGGGGCTGGACATCTCTCGGGGAACCCTGGCTGGCTGGATGATCCGCGTGGCCAAGGCCTGCGAGCCGCTCATCGACATGATCATCGCTGAAATTCGTTCCGGGCCCATCGTCAACATGGACGAGACCACGGTCCAGGTGCTTGCCGAACCAGGCCGGGCCAACACCACGAAATCATTTATGTGGGTCGCCCGGGGCGGAACACCGGGAAAACTGGTCGTGCTCTTTCGCTATCATCCGAGCCGGGCCGGCAACGTGGCTGCGGAAATTCTGGGCGACTTCAAAGGCTATCTGCAGACCGACGGCTACAGCGGCTACGAGGCTCTGGGCGAACGGGAAGGTCTGCGCCACCTCGGCTGCATGGCCCATGTCCGGCGTAAATTCGTCGAAGTCGAGAAGACTGCCGGCAAGAAGGGCAAGGGCGGTACGGCCCATGCAGCCCTGGACCTGATCGGCAAGCTCTACGACGTGGAGCGCCAAGCCGAAAAGCAAAGGCTCAAGCCGGAGCAGATCACCGCCCTGCGGGCGGAAAAGTCCAGGCCGATCCTGGACAAGCTCAAGGCGCTGCTCGATGCCCGCGTCGCCAGCACGCCGCCTAAGAGTCTGCTTGGCAAGGCCATTGGCTATGCCATCAAACAGTGGGAGCGGTTGGTCGTCTACCTGGAAGACGGCCGGCTGCGGCCGGATAACAATCTGGCCGAGAACGCCATCCGTCCCTTTGCCGTGGGCCGCAAAAACTGGCTGTTCTCAGGTCACCCACGCGGAGCCGACGCCTCGGCCGCCATCTACTCCCTCATCGAAACGGCCAAGGCCAACGGGCTGGAGCCATACCGTTATCTGCGCCACCTCTTCGAGCACTTGCCGGCGGCAACAACTCATGCCCAACGCAAGGCCCTCCTGCCCCAACATCTCGATCCCTGCTCCCTGATCATCCCTGCCTGAGCTTCTGCCGCTTCCTGCTCGCCCTGACAAGACGCGCCTTATTGAGCGCTTACGTTGCTACCTTGGGGAGGCCATCGCCCGAGTCATCACCGAAACGCTTGTCTTCTTCTGCATCGGTGGCTTGCCACTCCGAGTCGCTTGCGGCGCTGAAACGAGGCGTCCAGGAAGCGTTATTCCGATTGGGCCATGCGCCAAAGTTCCATCAAACGGACAACTCCACGGCGGCCACCCATGACCTGACCAGCGGGAAGCGGGACTTCAATGCAGAATATTTGGATATAATGAATCATTTTGGAATGATACCCAGAACGATCGCCGTCGGTGAGAAGGAGCAGAACGGTGACGTTGAAACGACAGCCATGGCCGAAAACCAGGGTTGGAGTCACCAACGTTTTTTGCAGTATCTGGCTGAATTTGAACTGGAGGAAAGACGGCAAAGTCGCATCGAGCGTCTTCGCAAGGCGTCTGGACTCCCAAGCGATAAAACTTTGGCGAGCTTGGATAAGACTCAGACTCAAGTTGAAGCATTGCAGGAGCTTGAGAGCGAAGCATTTGCCACAGGCATCGCTTATCGTGTCAAAGAGCAGCTGCGATGGATTCGACGAGCCGAAACAAGCCAAGCGGCAAAATGGAGATCTACAAACTTTCTGAACTATGCCAGTGAGTTGATCGCTGGCGAGCCTCTGCTCAAACCAGTCGCCAAGGCCTTGAAGACATACAAGAAGCACCGTGACCGCATCCTCTTCCGTTGGTGCTCCTGGCACACCAACGCTCGCCTCGAAGGCCTAAACGGTCTCTTCCAGGCCGTTCGCGCCAGGGCCAGAGGCTACCGAAACGTCACGAACTTCATAACCATGATCTACCTGATCGCAGCCCCAATCGCCGACTTCCTTGCTCAATGAATTCCATTTGAAACGTCGAAGAACCAATCTTCGGCGATATCCACCTGGAATCGTTCGCCCACGTGCAGGCGCAGGGGAACACGGCCAGGACGAACGTCGAGCAAGGCGGAGGCCAGTTGCTGCGGGGCGACGGCCACGACGACCGGCACGGCATCCCGGTTGCCCTGCTCACGGGCAAGTCGACGCACCCAATGTCCCAAGGAGCTTGCCGAAACGCCCGCGCGACGGCAATACGCCGTCCGACTCAACCCGCTTTCACGCCACGCGGCCACCTGCTCCCGCCAGTACGTCAGCTTCGCCGTTGGCGTTCGACGCTTCCTGTAGCTCTCCGCCATCCTCGCCCCTCCTTGCTTGGGGCAATAATGCCAGATACAATGGGAACTCGGTAGAAGGGGCGGAATTTGCGCTTACCAATATTCCATGCTGGTAGACACCTACAACGGCAATAAATCTTCCGGGCCTCCGTGATTTCGCTGGACTTTTAGCCCTATAAACTCTACCCTTTTAATTTAGACGGGCTGGCTTGGTCATTTATAAAGATGTACGCTGTCATGTGGCTACGAATAATTGTAATTCTCGGCGTAATTTTTCTAGCCATTGGCATCCTTTGCTATTTACGCTAACAGTACCTTCTGGGAATCCAACTGCTGCAACAATGGTCTACCCCGCCCCCAATCGTCTCTATACTCGAATTTTTCTGGTGCTTTATGCTGGTTTGGTTTTAGCGATGGTGCCGACGCTCACGCTTAACTTAGCCGGAGGTTTCCACTGGGGGGGGGGCGGCCTGCTCTCGGCGTTCGGTGCATCGCTAGGCAGTTTTATCGCCTTTTTTGTCACCAGGTACGCATTTGGCGACATCCTGGAAAAATATTTCGCCAATGCCCTCGTAGATCGTACCCAACGGGATTTAGCTAAGAACAGTTGGCAGTGCGTCGCATTTTTGCGAGTCAATCCTGCCATTCCCACCGGCCCGTTGAATTATTTTCTTGGCCTTACCGCCGTCGATCCATGCGCATACCTTTTTTTCACAGCAGTATTCTCCACCCCGCCCAGTACCATCGTTGTCTGGATCGGGCTAGAAACCTATCCTCTTCTTTGCAAGGCTCATCAGCCGCACTTTGGCGCAGTATCCTTTTGATTTCGGCTGCGGTAACATTTTTTTTGTTGTACGCTGGATGACAAAAACACTTTTCAGCGTGAGGGCGGAGAAATATCGTGACGGTAACAATTTTAGCCTTGACTTTGAATGAAATCGTCGGTGTAAAAGCAATTTTGCCGCAGATTGACCCTGCGTGGTACAATCAACTCATTGTCGTTGACGGCGGATCAACTGACGGAACCATCGAATGGTGCCGTGAGAATGGCTACGAGGTCTATGTCCAAAAACGAAAGGGTATCCGCTTCGCCTATCTGGAAGTCATGTCACACATTACTGGTGATGTTATCCTTACACTCAGTCCCGACGGTAATTGCGAACCTACGGTTATCCCACTGATTCTCGAAAAAATGACTCATGGGTATGATCTAGTCATCGGCAGTCGCTATTTGGACGACGCCACCAGTAGCGACGACGATCTAGTTACAGGCTTTGGAAATTGGTTGTTCACGCGGACGGTCAACCTTCTGCACCACGCCAGCTACACCGATTGCATGGTTATTTACCGGGCCTTCACGAAACAGCTCGTATATGACTTGCAACTAGAACAGGAAGACTGCTATCTCCTCCCCGAAAAATTGTTTAAAACAGTAATCAGTTGGGAACCGTTGATGGCAGTGCGGGCAGCAAAAGCCAAAATGAAAATCTGTGAGGTGGCCGCCGGAGAACCGGAACGCCTTGGCGGCGAGCGCAAATTGCAGATTTTTCGCTGGGGAGCAGCGTATTATTTTCAGTTTTGGCGTGAACTTTGGTTCTGGAAACCTCGCTCTTCCAAGTGAACGATATTGGCCTCCCCATGCGGGTGGAGTCGTGTTCGACAACCGGTTGCGACACGACGTAGGGGTAATTATAAAATATCATGATCACTAAACGACCTACTTTGCCTTACGTTTCCGTCGTGCTGTCATTTTACAATGAAGAATGCGTATTGCCTGAATTGCTCCGGCGTCTCCGAGCGGTGTTTCGTGAGGAGATCGCGCGTGAATCGGTGCGCGGATATGAACTGATTTTCGTAGATGATGCCTCCACGGATAATTCAGCCGCTGTACTTAACGAAGAATACCGAATCCACGATGATGTCGTCATCGTGACCATGTCCCGAAACTTCGGTGTATCCGAATGTGTGTTGGCCGGTATGGAGCAGGCGAAGGGCGAACTGGTGGTCTATATGGATGCTGATCTCCAAGACCCTCCCGAGGTCATTCCGCGTCTGCTTGATGCCTGGCATGCTGATCCCGAGGTGGAGGTTGTCTATACCACCCGAAGAAGCCGAGCCGGGGAACATCCGCTCAAACTGTTGATCACCAAATGGGGTTACCGACTTATCAACAGCATTTCGAGCATTGCACTTCCCGTGGATTCCGGAGACTTTAAGTTGCTGTCACGGCGTGTGGTGGACGAGTTGTTGCACCTTGGCGAGGTCAAGCCCTATCTTCGCGCCTTGGTGAGTTGGGTGGGGTTCAAGCAGATTCCCGTTTACTATGACAGGGAGCCTCGCCTCGACGGCGCCGCCAAAACAAAATGCCCCGTCTTGAGCCGAAAGGTTATTTGGGGCTATTTCGACCGTGCGCTCATCTCTTTTTCTGACGCGCCCCTTAAACTTTGCCTTTTTCTAGGTTTTTCCGTCTCGTTTATGGCCCTACTCTATATTCTTGTCGTGCTTGTCCAGAAGGTCTTGGGCTGGTACGTCCCTGGTTGGCCGGCACTTATGGCAGCGATACTCCTGATTGGCGGCGTTCAACTGCTCATGATCGGCTTCATAGGCCTCTATATTAACATCATCTATCTTGAATCTCGACGACGGCCGCGCTACATTATTAACCGCGTTGACGCTAAAGATAATCGCGCGAAGCCTACTGATCATGGGCGTCGCAGACGGGACATTGCATGACACGAATCGATATCGTGCTTCTCAAGCCAGGAAGTCAGAAGCTGCTTTACGGCGACCTGTCCGATTTCGAACTGACGGCCATTGAGCCGCCTTTTTGGGCGGCGCTCCTAGCTGCGTATCTGCGGGGGAAAGGGTTCTCCGTGGCTCTGTTTGACGCCGAGGCCGAAGGCTGGACCCACGAGCAGGCTGCCGCCGCCCTGGCCGAGGCCGAGCCCCGTTTGGCGGTGCTTGTGGCCTCGGGCACCAATCCCTCGGCTTCCACCATGAACATGCAAGGTGCCGGCGCGCTGCTTGCTCGGGTCAAGGAACTTTCCCCGGACACGGCCACCATGCTCTCGGGATTGCATCCCAGCGCCCTACCTGAAAAGACACTCCTTGAGGAGAAACCGGATTTCGTCTGTCAAGGCGAGGGGTTTTATACCTTGCCACCCTTGCTCGAAGCCTTGGCCGGCTCCAGCGAAATCCCGGCCATCGACGGACTGTGGCGGTTGGCCTCGGACGGCAGCGTTGTGCCCGGTGTACGCCCCGCAGTGTTTGCTGATTTGGACGCCCTGCCCATGCCGGCCTGGGACCTCTTGCCTATGGACCGTTACCGGGCGCACAATTGGCATTGTTTTAACGACATTACCCGGCGTCAGCCTTACGCTGTCCTCTCCACCAGCCTAGGCTGCCCGTATCATTGCACATTCTGCTGCATCAACGCGTTGTTTGGCCGGCCCGGCTTACGGACGCGTTCCACGGCCTCCGTGCTGCAGGAAATTGACTGGTTGGTCTCCACGCATGGCGTGCGCAACATCAAGATCCTCGACGAGATGTTTGCTATCAACGAGAAGCGGGTGGTCGAGCTGTGCGACGCCATCGCCGAGCGAGGCTACGATCTTAACATCTGGGCCTATGCCCGGGTCAACACCGTCACCCCGCCGATGATCGAGTCCATGAAACGGGCCGGCGTCAACTGGCTCGCCTATGGTTTCGAGACGGCCAGCCGCCGTGTGCTCGCGGCCAACGCCAAGGGCTACGATCCCGCCAAGGTGGACGCCGTGGTGGACTTGACCCGCCGGGCTGGCATTTACATTTGCGCGAACTTCATTTTCGGCCTCCCCGAGGACGACTACGACAGCATGCAGGAAACTCTCGCCCGTATGCAGGAAATCAACGCCGAGTGGGCCAACATTTATTCCGCCATGGCCTTTCCCGGCTCGAAATTGTACGAGCAGGCCCTGGCCAAAGACTGGCCGCTGCCTGAGACTTGGCGAGGCTATTCCCAGTACGCGCCGGAATGTCGGCCGCTGCCCACCAACTATCTTACGGGCGGCCAGGTCCTTGCCTTCCGGGATTATGCCTTTGACGCCTACTATCGCAACCCGCGCTATCTCGACATGATCCGGCGCACCTTCGGCCTACCCACGGTGCGGCACGTCATGAAAATGTCGGCCAAGTCCCTGCGGCGCGATTTCGCCGAGCCCTACGGCGGCTTCAGAACCGACGAGGCCGCGTCGTGAGGGCGCTTGCGCCCCCGACGATGTATGCTCCGCGCCGCCCCACCGAGCAAACCACGGTGCGTCTTGGCGTAGGCGTTATTATCCTTGACGAGGCTGGCCGGCTTCTGCTGGAACGCCGGAGCGACTGCGGCTGGTGGGGCCTGCCAGGAGGGGCCGTGGATCCAGGGGAGAGCGTGGCCGAGGCAGCCATGCGCGAGGCCTTCGAGGAAACAGGACTCCGCCTTGAACTCACCGGCCTGCTCGGCGTCTATTCCGAGCCAGCGGGCCGCATAGTGATCTATCCCGACAATGGCGACGAGCGCCACCTCGTGGACGTTTTGGTTACAGCCCGCATCGCCTCCGGCGAGTTACGCTCCAGCCAGGAAAGCCTTGAACTGTGCTTTTTCGATCCAGTGGATTTGCCTGACGACATCGTGCCGCCGGCCAGACGGCCCCTGACGGACTTCCTTCTGGGATGCAACAACGTGCTCCGCTAAAGAGGAACCCTCATGATAATCAGCAGAACGCCTTATCGCATCTCCTTTTTTGGCGGCGGTACGGATTATCCTGGCTGGTACAAGGTCCATGGCGGCCAAGTCCTTTCTACGACCATCGACAAATATTGCTACATCACCCTGCGCTATCTTCCGCCTTTTTTTGAGCACAAGATTCGCGTTGTGTATTCAAAGATCGAATCGGTTTCCAATATTGACGATATCCGCCATCCCGCCGTGCGCGAGGTCCTCCGGCACTTGAATTTCGACCGGGGCCTGGAAATTCACCACGACGGCGACCTGCCGGCCCGCAGCGGCATGGGGTCGAGCTCCACCTTCACCGTGGGTCTGCTCAACGCCCTCTACGCTCTCAAGGGCGTCATGCGCAGCAAGCGCCAACTCGTCGAGGAGAGCATTTATATTGAGCAGGAAATGATCAAAGAGACCG
Proteins encoded in this window:
- a CDS encoding transposase, with amino-acid sequence MVSECNDFGQLKPMVELAEANLYEIGEEPDKILADAGYCSQANLEYMDQPGSADPYIAVKKDHKQRCENVAAPRGRIPKDMSLKERMERKLRTKVGKALYRLRGQIAEAPYGQIKDCRNLAKFLLRGLEKVGGEFDLWCLTHNILKLYRHSLVVT
- the tnpA gene encoding IS66 family insertion sequence element accessory protein TnpA; amino-acid sequence: MATSAAEGCSEKAACWTEHIAAWHKSGLSQGAYCRRHGLSQSSLSYWRKRLGATDDVGVASFVTIVPVPLLASAQADMATASEPLLVHVGDGFRIEIRGDFAAPVLEKLVRTLTRL
- the tnpB gene encoding IS66 family insertion sequence element accessory protein TnpB (TnpB, as the term is used for proteins encoded by IS66 family insertion elements, is considered an accessory protein, since TnpC, encoded by a neighboring gene, is a DDE family transposase.), translating into MSPVSGIRVYLALGATDMRKSIDGLSILVSRQLQLDPFAGHLFGFCNRSRTIIKLLYWDRNGFCLWHKRLERHVFRWPTREAEVLAIDSRQLAWLLDGLDPLAVTGHSRLEYSTLF
- the tnpC gene encoding IS66 family transposase, whose translation is MAASQADQQQHVAQLEQRLRLLNLIIYGPKSEKKPRTGQEQQLSLFDEAEQAVEEQKPQTFEEACAPASTRRKRGRRPIPADLPRVEISHDLPESEKVCPCGAELVCIGEEVSEKLDIVPAKIQVIRHIRPKYACRACEGVEADGPTVKTVSMPPQIIIQGIVTPGLLAHVAVAKYADALPLYRQEDQFARLGLDISRGTLAGWMIRVAKACEPLIDMIIAEIRSGPIVNMDETTVQVLAEPGRANTTKSFMWVARGGTPGKLVVLFRYHPSRAGNVAAEILGDFKGYLQTDGYSGYEALGEREGLRHLGCMAHVRRKFVEVEKTAGKKGKGGTAHAALDLIGKLYDVERQAEKQRLKPEQITALRAEKSRPILDKLKALLDARVASTPPKSLLGKAIGYAIKQWERLVVYLEDGRLRPDNNLAENAIRPFAVGRKNWLFSGHPRGADASAAIYSLIETAKANGLEPYRYLRHLFEHLPAATTHAQRKALLPQHLDPCSLIIPA
- a CDS encoding transposase; this translates as MSAYVATLGRPSPESSPKRLSSSASVACHSESLAALKRGVQEALFRLGHAPKFHQTDNSTAATHDLTSGKRDFNAEYLDIMNHFGMIPRTIAVGEKEQNGDVETTAMAENQGWSHQRFLQYLAEFELEERRQSRIERLRKASGLPSDKTLASLDKTQTQVEALQELESEAFATGIAYRVKEQLRWIRRAETSQAAKWRSTNFLNYASELIAGEPLLKPVAKALKTYKKHRDRILFRWCSWHTNARLEGLNGLFQAVRARARGYRNVTNFITMIYLIAAPIADFLAQ
- the tnpA gene encoding IS66 family insertion sequence element accessory protein TnpA, which encodes MAESYRKRRTPTAKLTYWREQVAAWRESGLSRTAYCRRAGVSASSLGHWVRRLAREQGNRDAVPVVVAVAPQQLASALLDVRPGRVPLRLHVGERFQVDIAEDWFFDVSNGIH
- a CDS encoding TVP38/TMEM64 family protein codes for the protein MVYPAPNRLYTRIFLVLYAGLVLAMVPTLTLNLAGGFHWGGGGLLSAFGASLGSFIAFFVTRYAFGDILEKYFANALVDRTQRDLAKNSWQCVAFLRVNPAIPTGPLNYFLGLTAVDPCAYLFFTAVFSTPPSTIVVWIGLETYPLLCKAHQPHFGAVSF
- a CDS encoding glycosyltransferase family 2 protein, with amino-acid sequence MTVTILALTLNEIVGVKAILPQIDPAWYNQLIVVDGGSTDGTIEWCRENGYEVYVQKRKGIRFAYLEVMSHITGDVILTLSPDGNCEPTVIPLILEKMTHGYDLVIGSRYLDDATSSDDDLVTGFGNWLFTRTVNLLHHASYTDCMVIYRAFTKQLVYDLQLEQEDCYLLPEKLFKTVISWEPLMAVRAAKAKMKICEVAAGEPERLGGERKLQIFRWGAAYYFQFWRELWFWKPRSSK
- a CDS encoding glycosyltransferase family 2 protein gives rise to the protein MITKRPTLPYVSVVLSFYNEECVLPELLRRLRAVFREEIARESVRGYELIFVDDASTDNSAAVLNEEYRIHDDVVIVTMSRNFGVSECVLAGMEQAKGELVVYMDADLQDPPEVIPRLLDAWHADPEVEVVYTTRRSRAGEHPLKLLITKWGYRLINSISSIALPVDSGDFKLLSRRVVDELLHLGEVKPYLRALVSWVGFKQIPVYYDREPRLDGAAKTKCPVLSRKVIWGYFDRALISFSDAPLKLCLFLGFSVSFMALLYILVVLVQKVLGWYVPGWPALMAAILLIGGVQLLMIGFIGLYINIIYLESRRRPRYIINRVDAKDNRAKPTDHGRRRRDIA
- a CDS encoding B12-binding domain-containing radical SAM protein, which codes for MTRIDIVLLKPGSQKLLYGDLSDFELTAIEPPFWAALLAAYLRGKGFSVALFDAEAEGWTHEQAAAALAEAEPRLAVLVASGTNPSASTMNMQGAGALLARVKELSPDTATMLSGLHPSALPEKTLLEEKPDFVCQGEGFYTLPPLLEALAGSSEIPAIDGLWRLASDGSVVPGVRPAVFADLDALPMPAWDLLPMDRYRAHNWHCFNDITRRQPYAVLSTSLGCPYHCTFCCINALFGRPGLRTRSTASVLQEIDWLVSTHGVRNIKILDEMFAINEKRVVELCDAIAERGYDLNIWAYARVNTVTPPMIESMKRAGVNWLAYGFETASRRVLAANAKGYDPAKVDAVVDLTRRAGIYICANFIFGLPEDDYDSMQETLARMQEINAEWANIYSAMAFPGSKLYEQALAKDWPLPETWRGYSQYAPECRPLPTNYLTGGQVLAFRDYAFDAYYRNPRYLDMIRRTFGLPTVRHVMKMSAKSLRRDFAEPYGGFRTDEAAS
- a CDS encoding NUDIX domain-containing protein: MRALAPPTMYAPRRPTEQTTVRLGVGVIILDEAGRLLLERRSDCGWWGLPGGAVDPGESVAEAAMREAFEETGLRLELTGLLGVYSEPAGRIVIYPDNGDERHLVDVLVTARIASGELRSSQESLELCFFDPVDLPDDIVPPARRPLTDFLLGCNNVLR